A window of Primulina huaijiensis isolate GDHJ02 chromosome 9, ASM1229523v2, whole genome shotgun sequence contains these coding sequences:
- the LOC140984649 gene encoding uncharacterized protein — MGSQQHLDKMQQRQNYRNLWHTDLMRTIQNDPPYCCLALWCGPCISYMLRKRALYNDMTRYVCCAGYMPCSGRCGESRCPEFCLATEVFLCFGNSVASTRFLLQDEFNIQTTQCDNCIIGFMFCLQQIACIFSIVAMIVGSEELSEASQILSCFSDMVYCSVCACMQTQHKIEMDKRDGKFGPQPMMAPNVQQMSRLDQPYPPSVGYPPAYGQPNYPPPHQAPGYPPAGYPPAGYPPAGYQR, encoded by the exons ATGGGCTCGCAGCAACATTTGGATAAGATGCAGCAGCGGCAGAACTACCGGAACCTATGGCACACAGATCTTATGCGCACCATTCAGAATGATCCTCCct ATTGTTGCTTGGCGCTGTGGTG TGGACCGTGTATATCTTATATGCTTCGGAAAAGAGCCCTTTACAATGATATGACTCG GTATGTCTGCTGTGCTGGCTATATGCCTTGCAGTGGTCGATGTGGAGAAAGTCGTTGCCCTGAATTTTGCCTTGCCACAGAG GTGTTCCTATGCTTTGGAAATTCAGTAGCATCAACAAGGTTTTTATTGCAAGATGAGTTTAACATACAGACGACGCAATGTGATAATTGCATAATT GGTTTCATGTTTTGCCTCCAACAAATTGCTTGCATTTTTTCAATCGTTGCAATGATTGTTGGAAGTGAGGAACTTTCAGAGGCTTCTCAGATACTGTCTTGCTTCTCTGATATGGTGTACTGCTC GGTTTGCGCTTGCATGCAG ACGCAACACAAGATCGAAATGGACAAGCGAGACGGAAAGTTCGGCCCACAACCAATGATGGCGCCGAATGTCCAGCAAATGTCGCGTCTCGATCAGCCATATCCCCCGTCTGTTGGATATCCACCTGCATATGGCCAGCCCAATTATCCTCCACCTCATCAGGCCCCGGGCTACCCACCTGCCGGCTATCCACCAGCCGGCTATCCACCAGCTGGCTATCAGAGGTGA